Within Bombus fervidus isolate BK054 chromosome 3, iyBomFerv1, whole genome shotgun sequence, the genomic segment CTGAGACGATGAAAATGCAAACGGCGGAATATTCATTGTCGATGCTATCTGGTCAATTAGTAAATGCAGGTCTTTGGCCTCCAGCAGAAATTCAAAGGTGGAGCGCCGACATGAAGTGGCAGCCAATACCCACAGGTAAAAATTCGTAgcattttcattcatttctCATTTGTCAATTTCTatcaaataatgaaatattcgaacaAGTACTGTCCTTAGTTCGGTACTAAAGAGAATTAAGGGAAACATGTCAATTTCGTTCAAGAGAGAGTGATACAATGTTGGACCTCGTATATCCAaatggaaataatttctttctgaCAGTGGATCCTTATATATCCAAGAAATTTTGAATCTCATCTGGAATGTACCTCTACTAGCCTTATTCATCGAATACAACATAATGTCATCATTAGACTGCGGATAGCCAATTTAAtggcaaatttatatttttactaagATATAGATAAAGAAGTGGAAGCtacgaaaaaatttatttctcccCTAAATATCAGAACAAATACTATATTTTGGATACTTTATACGTTTTTGCATATCATACTCATTCTGTGgatttttgcatctttaagTTCCTCACAAATACATAGACATTCGCAGACTACtcgttattacatttattgtagtctgtataaaatttattcaggACATATTAAATACTCCAGATATTAGGTATTCTGTATAGAAAACtataaaatctatttaaaaatattcattatcgAATGGCgaaaaatttttcaagaagAAGCTTACGAAGTCATAGATGATAAAACGTGTAATTctagttaaatattttttaactttcgctacaaatttttcaaacatccTAAGAAATGAGCCTGTGAAAAATTCGTAAAGAAAGTGCAATAGGTAAAcgatatagaaaaaatattgtaatttattaattttgtagatTACACCGTCGCACAGGAAGATACTTTATTAATGGGAATACAGTGTCCGAATTTTATTCTCGAAATGGAAAAAGTGCTGAATATGACTCAAGTGCGAGATAAAGTATCAGATTATTCATCTTTGTTCGATCATATATCTCGATCTATTGGAATAAAAGTTCAACGACCATCGGAAGTGGCTTTGCTATATGCTGTTCTTGAGACAAAAGtaagatatttaaatgaacAACTACTTGTAAAATTGAACATGAACGAACATGATGTATAATCGATACGTTCCTATTATTAGTCATatctgaaacaaaaatatcgcAATGTAAAAGCTTTTTGAGGTAAAATGTACATCGTTTATAATGCTTCATTTCGATAGTCTTTCGTTAGTTTTTAAGTCAGATTATATCGCCGTCGGATTATTATTGACGACAAGTTCAAAGTGTCAAGCGTATCACGTGCGTCGATTAAACGAACCTTAGAGAACATAAGTGAAAATGAATGTTATTGCAGGCTGACTTAAAACAATCGCTTCCACACTGGGCGAAAGACATTTTTCCTGATGGAGCAATGTACACTGTGTCGTTGTTGGAATATGATCTCCTTTGGCAAACCTCATTACAAAAACAATTAAATGGAGGAACGattctaaaagaaattttagcaAATTCGCTGATGTATATCAATGGACGCATTCCTAAACAACGAAAgctcatgatgtatagcggcaatgaaagaaatatcgttGGTGTTTTGAAAGGCCTAAATCTATGGTCGCCACATATTCCTAACGAAGCCGCCTCTATGATATTTGAACTGTACTTTGACAATGAAACAGAAAGTCACGGAGTGAAGGTATACATAttcttacattattttattttattacgagattcgtaaaataattttattaaaagttaaaatatattttcaacaataattataaaatacgacGATAGTGCTGtttacttaaataaaataaaaacaaaataacagTCAATATGGAATAATTAAGAATGtgacatacatatattcaaaagagagaaagacatAACAAaagattttatgtaatatttaattaaaaaacttaatttaatttttattaatcgataatattattaacagtgtaatttttctaattactttAAGCATTTATGCATACATAATAAATCCTATTAATTATCAATcatattgattaattaattaactgattaaacgatattaaaattattattatttcagattaattactatatgggAGTAGATGGTATCACTCTCTCTTTGAAAATGCCAAATTGTACAGAAATTTGCCCGATTAAAACTTTTTTGTATTCGATAATAGATCTGTTACCGCAAAACGCAGAACGATTATGTAACTGGAAAAAGATTGATCTTCCTATAACAGTAGATAATACTATTTATAGTAGTTCTGTATCACATACATTGAAAAGTATTACATTTACGTTGTTTTtcattattactttattagtaattaatttgtattaatcAATTTAGATTCGTCGTAAgaattcgaattattttagaaaactCTTTAAaacatctctctctctctctctgtaaTCTCTTGCTCTCAACactgaaatttcaatatctttaataactgtttatattaatatagtcATTGTATaggtaattgaaatatataaaatatgatatattgAGTACgtagatattataatttataaatagttgtgaaattttaatgaaaattgtataaatcaAATAAAGAACATACTAAATgctttgatatttaaaatgtatttactatatacaaaatattataagacttttatatacatatagaatataatatttagtaccTGGTATATATCTCAATATACtaaaattacgtttaaaaTGGTGCACTTAAAACAAAATCATTTATTCATACGTCAGTAAATTGACTAATTTTTGCGCCTTTTTTGCaaattgaacaaaattttcCGTAGCAATTACTGCAAAATCATCCAAAATCATTAACCACCTTCGTTCCCTTGTCTGTATACTATCCTTTACTATTATACCTTCGAAATTCAATTGTTTTTTCCATAAATCGACAACAGGTGGTattacttcttctttttcaagttgattattttctttattacagAAAACTGCTCGATATTTTTGTAAGCaaaaatttaaagtataaaagataatatgtaattgatttattacattatgtacATCGGCCTTTTTGTTATTTACCAGagagattaaaatattttcgtaagattttaattttgcagttaagtaatttattatttcgacaCAAACTTTCATAGAACTGCATAGTTGTAAAATAATGGAGATCTGATGAGTCAGTATTGCaacctaaataaaaaaaaaacatgacATTAAATAAGAGAATAATTTCGTGTCtaaatattaccatataaatatttaaaaattttttaggAATATCTCTAATTCTAACAAAATGTAAAGAtatgttttgtattttaaaacaatgcattttttaaaagctACTATCATAATTTCCTTGTATTATGACTAATAACTTTATCCATTTATTATGACTATAACTTTTATGTTCAACTTTTACTTCTCTTCTTATCTCTAACGACAAGGAATTGACATATTCTATTTCTTAAATGTCTGtgcatatattttacttacaaGTATATCTAATATGTGTTATGCAATACGTGCTATAGCATTCAATTTAACATTGGCAATTGcgcattaaaaattattattaaaagttaataaatatagctaattttatgtactgtatccataatagaaattatatatgttataatttacCTTGTTAAACTTACTAGTTCCTATACTCTTATCCAAGATATCAGTCACTACCTGCACAATTTCTTGCGTATACTCATTAGTTTTATTTTCAGCTTCAGAAACGTCACAGTAATCCAATATCGCGTTTACAGCCTGTTCTTCTAAAGTATCTTTCCAACATCTTTTTCTCATATATTGTTTTGCTATTCTCTCATTTCGGAGAACCATAAGAATCGCCTTTATCGACTTAAAAGCAATGTCGTCCACATTTAGAGTATCAAGCGTAAATTTCAACCATTTCGAAGAAAttatcttctcttcttttttgttaGCCTTAGGTACAGTCGTTTCATGGACAGATTTTAGTTTCTTTCTCTTGCTGCTACTTCTTTCGTATTCTGCATCTtccatcaaatttttatatctttgtctATTTTGCACGCACAATTCTTCACCGTCATTGTTTAtgtttttatcgttttcttgTTGTGAACAAGATAAATTTTGTTTGGAAGTCCAATTTTTCTCTGTCATATCTATGGTGAGAGACTCCAGATCACGCGTGTAATTCACgatatctttcttttcataAGGAGTAATATTAGCAATTTTTTGACTAGGCGAGAtactaatattttcattataaatgCAATTCGTCGTTGGTAACCATTCTGCGCTTAATTGATAAGTATCGTAAGCGCTGTCTTCTTGAAGCGAACATGCGTTATTAATCCGATTCGTTGAAATTATAGGACtttcattgaaaaaattcgaatCACAAGTTTGTGTCAATGGTTTCACTATCGATTTTGATTCGATTTGCATATtcgattttgaaattaattgttctCTTAACTGACTACAATTCTGTTTATATgatgaataatttttgttagatAAAATAATGTCTGAAAAATCGTTATCGTCTGAAGCAACAGTTAGATCATCTCTCGTTCCGAATAAAGTTTTCATTAAAACATCGCTGTCCtcagaaaataattcttctgCTGATTTTTCCTTGATAAAATCGCTTCCTTCgagtaattttttatctttctcatTTCGTACTATGTTATTAGTATTTTGACTCTCCAGAGAATCTTTAATTATATCAGAAACAGAAGAGCACTCTTCGTCTGAATCTTGaatgatataatttttcatagtaATATCTTGATGCATGCAAGGTTGTACATTGAAGAATCTATCAAGACTTTGAGAAGAAGTAAAAACAGAGGGACTGACTTCTTTTTCAGTGAAAATTCCAGTTTCTTGATTTATTTGTTGGTGATAAGATTGTAATGTATTATGTTTTTCATTATGTACATCACGTGACGGATCAGTATTACTAATATGCTCTGAATCAACGTCGAAATTCGTATCATTCTGTTGATCATCATTTAATGAATTgctcaaatttttataatcgtcCTCTTCAGTATCAGACATTAAGTTTTGACTATAAAGATTAAAATCTTTTCCTAGAAAAAATGTAGTATACCCTTAaataggaattttatttttattattttactacaaCATATTAACTATCCGTTTGAAGATATAAATTCACATGaagttatttaaaacaataacTTAAATAATctgtaataaatttgaattgaaatttaactACTTTgaactaaataattaaataaatgaaataatttaatatattaaaaaagatctgttaaaaatattaaatatcgagTTCTTGTATCATTACCTGTGTTCTTCcattgtttataaaataccGAATGAAATTGTTCGACGGAAATAGTTTTCATAAACATTATGGCTGACTTTAACCAGACCATACTTTGCACAAAATTTAAATCATCCACACATTCTTCCGTATAATCCGATATCTTCTCAGAAGTTTGAATAAGATCTCGAGGAATATTCAACAAATGTTTACACCGACAACAGCCTGTATTATTACTATcactaaatttttttaattcctttccattcatttctattaaaagATCCTCGACGATAGAAGAATACAATTTTCCATCTGTTTCTGATAAACTACTTGTAAAATTCCCTGTGcatcaataattatttataaaatagtttattaatattttattaattgtgttgaaaacataattattcaataattattgttaggtaattatcaaatttattagcaTAAAgatgaattatattaaataattattgaataaagATAACAATTATCAAACAACCTAATTCATATGAGTTACGGTACGAATATTTCGCATACACACGTTGTAATTCAGAAATAACGTTGTTCCGGCTTTCAACATGTAGTTTCAatcgttcatttttattaatatcgttttCCATCTTGGACAGAATAATATGTAgaattataaagttataacagaaattttaaaagtacACCACTATAAACTATATATTGTATCATGTTtactgatatattttttaaacaatatatatactttactAGACAGCATTTTGTAATGTtccaattttatattcaaatcaGACTGATTCACCCGTTAATCGACTTAAAAACAGTACTGCCAATCTCACCACGAATCATACCTAGATCATACGTAAGTATATATTATGCACGTTTTTCCCATCGAAAGAACCGGAAGAAGAAACATGCATATAGTTTGGTCGTTTGACCGCTAGGGACGGCAATTCATGGAGTATACTTTTGACTGAATTTCTTCTACGCTCATCAGCGATGTCCTTACTAATTTCTGATATCAGCAGGTCGTTATCTAATAACCGAAACTTgaagaaatatgtatcatTTCATGTGTTCCAATTCTTTGAAATGAAGATAACATTTAAATTAGAATTCATAATAGTTTCGTAACACCGCGATTATAGTAGATATgcataaagataaaaaaacattaatgaatgtataataattaaatattttttaatgtaatatatatatataaatatatgtgcaaatatatataatatataataataataatatataatatatataatatatatacaaatacattACAAACATTAATTCGTTCAATATTTCAGAATCGTAAATTTGTAAACGGCCTTTTAAGATGCAGTTTCACGTGCTTCCGGTTTATCGATCGAACCGGTAAGAACATGGTAGTTTGTATTTAACAAACGGGAGCAAAGTGGTTTTTGATTTTgctattattacattaaagaAACACTTAATATTTTACTGTAAATATGAATTCGCTTACATCCGAATCCCTAACTGATAAAGAAAAGAGTGATCTGATGCAACAAATTAAACAAGAAGTTGCAGTTGCAAATGCGCAGGAAATGCTTTCGGTACGAttgtataaatacatttacaaatttaaaatgaatGAGTAACATATATCACCTGGTTTCGTATTTTCAGAAAATGTCAGAAAAATGCTTTAAAAAATGCGTGATTAGGCCCGGTACTTCTCTGGATAATACAGAACAGGTAACCTCTTTTGTTTGTAGAACGTAACCTTAGTATAATATGTAACCTATCGTGTTCGAAGccttaaaagtataaaataaatttaaatataatattttttatattactattaagtaaatattatttaagcaAACGTAGAAAAgatatagtaaatattttattaaatacgaataataaaaaattttttattgatgttatataaatattgtgaatatattgtgaatatatagagattatattaaacatattgaattatattatatataaatgtaaacaaagataaaatataagaataaaaattgttataagaccttatagaatataaaatatattaaaatatatttgatgtaAGTGcacattttcattaatattaatataataatgtaagtaattttaatttacttacaGAAATGTGTAGCAATGTGTATGGATCGATATATGGATGCATTTCATCTTGTATCAAAAACGTACAGTGCTCGAATACAGAGAGAGCATGACAGAATGTAACAGtacaaattgttaaataaattgtttctgGTTGTACATTGTGTAATTGTATACCAactattttccaaatattgtttaggaaatattataactgtaattattatgtatatttattagcaAATCTAtgtcatttataaatattgaataattttgtatataatgttattactTCTGATTAAGTTTCAAGACAAAAtagatttttacatttatgacATTTGAAAAGTTAAAAACCAAATTTGAATATTACACAGTGACATTACACTGCCACCTGTATTTATAAAgcattaacaaataaatagaggtgcataaatttataacttgCGTCTCACTTATTTAATGTACGTTTTTCCCATCTttcatatatcttttaatatatctATAGATAATCTCTCCCAGAAttacagaaaaattaataaatacttaaaaatataaaattttgttaaataagtTTAAGATGAAGTATAAGCTAGGATTGATTATAAGGTGTAAAATACACAGCAAttgcaaaagagaaaaatctttataaaataaataacatatacATGAATATTGTTACATCGTACTTCAAAATCATAAATAAGTAACTTAGGTATTTTGTAAATCCCGCAATTCCATAGTATGTATTTGCATTGTTTCTTATTCATACACACTAAAAGGCACAATATAGCTACCAATACTTCAACGTggttacaaaaataaatctctagaactgtatgaaaaaatattgtgaGTGGTTTATTAATACTTCATCTGTTCaatttgataatataaattagtaaataacaataattacaaCTATTTCATATCAATGTTCGCAAAATCTATAAGTAATTTGCATACCAGtgcattatatgccattatcaTATATACAGATCAATACAGACAGTTTGTAACATAACAAATCGATGTTATTAGTTATACATATCTTTTTGTTATCAAAAAACAGCTGCAAAGATATGTGTATATAGGTGtagatatatatgtgtataaaaaagaaattcattaatattttttctaattttaaaaaatatatcttttcaaCCTCTTTTATACTGTACTTATTTATATGTTtggtatagaaaataaaagattatgtATTCATCTTATGAATTTTccaaagggaaaaaaaaagaagtatttATATACAGAGTGAACCAATGAAAATTGTTATCTGAAATATCCTGTTATCCATTGATTTgattaaaaagtatttcataCGAAATACATTGCCTTTGAGGGGGTATAAGAAAgttaaaatacattaattgAATGGCACCCTTTGACTCTACTATGCATTT encodes:
- the LOC139985738 gene encoding venom acid phosphatase Acph-1 isoform X2, whose protein sequence is MNLPHSLTYEYFNAAPLGMPNASMLNMYNLGVHLRKAYGEFLGDVYTSETMKMQTAEYSLSMLSGQLVNAGLWPPAEIQRWSADMKWQPIPTDYTVAQEDTLLMGIQCPNFILEMEKVLNMTQVRDKVSDYSSLFDHISRSIGIKVQRPSEVALLYAVLETKADLKQSLPHWAKDIFPDGAMYTVSLLEYDLLWQTSLQKQLNGGTILKEILANSLMYINGRIPKQRKLMMYSGNERNIVGVLKGLNLWSPHIPNEAASMIFELYFDNETESHGVKINYYMGVDGITLSLKMPNCTEICPIKTFLYSIIDLLPQNAERLCNWKKIDLPITVDNTIYSSSVSHTLKSITFTLFFIITLLVINLY
- the LOC139985741 gene encoding mitochondrial import inner membrane translocase subunit Tim13 — encoded protein: MNSLTSESLTDKEKSDLMQQIKQEVAVANAQEMLSKMSEKCFKKCVIRPGTSLDNTEQKCVAMCMDRYMDAFHLVSKTYSARIQREHDRM
- the LOC139985738 gene encoding venom acid phosphatase Acph-1 isoform X1; the encoded protein is MKVVVSVLSILYIVIRSTECVPELQLVQIVFAHKTHAPILDLIDNKDMNLPHSLTYEYFNAAPLGMPNASMLNMYNLGVHLRKAYGEFLGDVYTSETMKMQTAEYSLSMLSGQLVNAGLWPPAEIQRWSADMKWQPIPTDYTVAQEDTLLMGIQCPNFILEMEKVLNMTQVRDKVSDYSSLFDHISRSIGIKVQRPSEVALLYAVLETKADLKQSLPHWAKDIFPDGAMYTVSLLEYDLLWQTSLQKQLNGGTILKEILANSLMYINGRIPKQRKLMMYSGNERNIVGVLKGLNLWSPHIPNEAASMIFELYFDNETESHGVKINYYMGVDGITLSLKMPNCTEICPIKTFLYSIIDLLPQNAERLCNWKKIDLPITVDNTIYSSSVSHTLKSITFTLFFIITLLVINLY
- the LOC139985735 gene encoding uncharacterized protein; translation: MNGKELKKFSDSNNTGCCRCKHLLNIPRDLIQTSEKISDYTEECVDDLNFVQSMVWLKSAIMFMKTISVEQFHSVFYKQWKNTGKDFNLYSQNLMSDTEEDDYKNLSNSLNDDQQNDTNFDVDSEHISNTDPSRDVHNEKHNTLQSYHQQINQETGIFTEKEVSPSVFTSSQSLDRFFNVQPCMHQDITMKNYIIQDSDEECSSVSDIIKDSLESQNTNNIVRNEKDKKLLEGSDFIKEKSAEELFSEDSDVLMKTLFGTRDDLTVASDDNDFSDIILSNKNYSSYKQNCSQLREQLISKSNMQIESKSIVKPLTQTCDSNFFNESPIISTNRINNACSLQEDSAYDTYQLSAEWLPTTNCIYNENISISPSQKIANITPYEKKDIVNYTRDLESLTIDMTEKNWTSKQNLSCSQQENDKNINNDGEELCVQNRQRYKNLMEDAEYERSSSKRKKLKSVHETTVPKANKKEEKIISSKWLKFTLDTLNVDDIAFKSIKAILMVLRNERIAKQYMRKRCWKDTLEEQAVNAILDYCDVSEAENKTNEYTQEIVQVVTDILDKSIGTSKFNKVAILTHQISIILQLCSSMKVCVEIINYLTAKLKSYENILISLVNNKKADVHNVINQLHIIFYTLNFCLQKYRAVFCNKENNQLEKEEVIPPVVDLWKKQLNFEGIIVKDSIQTRERRWLMILDDFAVIATENFVQFAKKAQKLVNLLTYE